One Heptranchias perlo isolate sHepPer1 chromosome 39, sHepPer1.hap1, whole genome shotgun sequence DNA segment encodes these proteins:
- the LOC137304981 gene encoding histone H1-like: MADSDPKADDAGDSGGATPPQARTAPDKAAATAKKKKQQQQQQQQQQQQQQHRPPRNRKKTGPTVTQRILQVAAATKERRGISLAALKKALSAKGYDVSRNNTRVNQTVKQLVKKGSLVQTAGVGAAGSFRFNRSKTHPDTAAAAPKREREKKDTAKKKIATRKLTPAPSRKSPQTKRRYTSKRKVAKPRKAAQTRRKPKFAARRATPRTVRIRLKPKAAKGRAVRIYRKYKPVRGRKGAKTYRGRPPATKSKRPAGRPRTIGFRRW, translated from the coding sequence ATGGCGGATAGCGATCCAAAGGCAGACGATGCCGGAGATTCGGGCGGCGCCACCCCGCCCCAGGCCCGAACGGCGCCCGACAAGGCAGCGGCGACGGccaagaagaagaaacagcaacagcagcagcagcagcaacaacagcagcagcaacagcaccGGCCTCCCCGGAACCGCAAGAAGACGGGCCCCACGGTGACCCAGCGGATCCTGCAGGTGGCGGCGGCCACCAAGGAGCGGCGCGGCATCTCGCTGGCCGCCCTCAAGAAGGCTCTGTCGGCCAAGGGCTACGACGTGTCCCGCAACAACACCCGCGTCAACCAGACCGTCAAGCAGCTGGTGAAGAAGGGCTCGCTGGTGCAGACCGCGGGCGTCGGGGCCGCGGGCTCCTTCAGGTTCAACAGGTCCAAGACCCACCCGGACACCGCGGCGGCGGCGCCCAAACGTGAAAGGGAAAAGAAAGACACCGCCAAGAAGAAAATTGCAACCCGGAAACTCACCCCGGCGCCCTCCAGGAAATCGCCCCAGACCAAGAGGAGATACACGTCCAAACGCAAAGTGGCGAAGCCCAGGAAAGCGGCGCAAACCCGCCGCAAGCCGAAATTCGCCGCACGGCGGGCCACTCCTAGGACCGTGCGCATCCGCCTCAAGCCCAAAGCCGCCAAGGGCAGGGCGGTGCGGATCTATCGGAAATACAAGCCCGTGAGAGGCAGGAAGGGGGCCAAAACCTACCGTGGGCGGCCTCCGGCCACCAAATCAAAACGGCCGGCGGGGCGTCCGCGGACCATTGGTTTTAGGCGGTGGTAA
- the LOC137304982 gene encoding histone H1-like, giving the protein MADTVPAKADVPAPPVPTFPLSAAPAPAVPPLATKKKAAYRPQKGGAAVAEQILEAVAATKERQAAKLGAVKKTISAPGYEVEKSGVRPNQSASTLANKGSPVETGAGPSSASLNLNQEEEEEEEVEDGTKGGAKRKRRAKKPAKKRAAAEAKLAANKRAKRSAPKSPRKGRVAKARKTPTRPAAPGALGRKRRAPKRR; this is encoded by the coding sequence ATGGCTGATACAGTTCCTGCGAAAGCAGATGTCCCCGCACCTCCCGTTCCCACCTTTCCACTTTCCGCCGCCCCAGCCCCGGCCGTGCCCCCGTTAGCCACCAAGAAGAAGGCCGCTTATCGGCCGCAGAAAGGCGGTGCCGCGGTGGCCGAGCAGATCCTGGAGGCGGTGGCCGCCACCAAGGAGCGCCAGGCTGCCAAACTGGGCGCCGTGAAGAAAACCATCTCGGCCCCCGGCTACGAGGTAGAGAAGAGCGgcgttcggcccaaccagtcggcCAGCACCCTGGCCAACAAGGGCTCCCCGGTGGAGACCGGCGCCGGCCCGTCCTCGGCCTCCCTCAACCTCaatcaggaggaggaagaggaggaggaggtcgaggacGGGACCAAAGGAGGCGCCAAGAGGAAACGACGAGCCAAGAAACCGGCTAAGAAGAGAGCGGCGGCCGAGGCTAAACTTGCTGCAAACAAACGCGCCAAGAGGTCGGCGCCCAAGAGCCCCCGGAAGGGGAGAGTGGCCAAGGCGAGAAAAACACCCACGCGCCCCGCAGCACCCGGGGCCCTGGGGCGTAAGCGTCGGGCCCCGAAGAGGAGGTAG
- the LOC137304905 gene encoding histone H3-like translates to MARTKQTARKSTGGKAPRKQLATKAARKSAPATGGVKKPHRYRPGTVALREIRRYQKSTELLIRKLPFQRLVREIAQDFKTDLRFQSSAVMALQEASEAYLVGLFEDTNLCAIHAKRVTIMPKDIHLARRIRGERA, encoded by the coding sequence ATGGCGAGGACCAAGCAAACTGCGCGCAAGTCCACCGGGGGGAAAGCTCCCCGCAAGCAGCTGGCCACCAAGGCCGCCCGCAAGAGCGCCCCAGCTACCGGCGGGGTGAAGAAGCCCCACCGCTACCGGCCCGGCACCGTGGCCCTgcgggagatccgccgctaccagaagtccaccgagctgctgatccgcaaactgcccttccagcgcctggtccGCGAGATCGCGCAGGACTTCAAGAccgacctgcgcttccagagctcggccgtcatggccctgcaggaggccagcgaggcttacctggtcgGCCTCTTCGAGGACACCAACCTctgcgccatccacgccaagcgggtcaccatcatgcccaaggACATCCACCTGGCCCGgcgcatccgcggggagcgcgcctaa
- the LOC137304907 gene encoding histone H4-like, with the protein MSGRGKGGKGLGKGGAKRHRKVLRDNIQGITKPAIRRLARRGGVKRISGLIYEEVRGVLKVFLENVIRDSVTYTEHAKRKTVTAMDVVYALKRQGRTLYGFGG; encoded by the coding sequence ATGTCAGGTAGAGGCAAAGGTGGTAAAGGACTTGGCAAAGGTGGAGCGAAGCGGCATCGCAAAGTGCTCCGAGATAACATCCAGGGTATCACTAAACCGGCTAttcgccgcctggctcgccgcgGGGGTGTTAAACGCATCTCTGGTCTGATCTACGAAGAAGTCCGCGGAGTTTTGAAGGTTTTCCTCGAGAATGTCATCAGGGACTCGGTCACCTACACGGAACACGCCAAGCGTAAGACAGTAACGGCTATGGACGTGGTCTATGCGCTGAAACGCCAGGGACGCACCCTTTATGGGTTCGGTGGTTAA